The Methanohalophilus portucalensis genome window below encodes:
- a CDS encoding FKBP-type peptidyl-prolyl cis-trans isomerase, translating to MSIKDGDTIKIDYTGTLDDGTVFDSSENHEEPLEFTVGAGQVIQGFDDAVRDMEEGEEKEFRLEPSEAYGEYNDGLSQPVPKDNIQSDIDVEVGMMLLVKTPDGQELPAKIAEVGDEEVILDMNHPLAGKALNFNIQVKEISS from the coding sequence TTGTCAATAAAAGATGGCGACACAATAAAGATCGATTATACAGGCACTCTGGATGATGGCACAGTTTTCGATAGTTCCGAAAATCATGAGGAGCCTCTTGAATTTACTGTAGGGGCAGGTCAGGTTATTCAGGGATTTGACGATGCTGTCAGAGATATGGAAGAAGGTGAAGAAAAAGAGTTCAGACTTGAGCCTTCTGAAGCCTATGGTGAATACAATGATGGTCTTTCCCAACCAGTACCTAAAGACAACATTCAGTCAGACATTGACGTTGAAGTTGGAATGATGTTGCTGGTGAAAACACCAGATGGCCAGGAACTTCCTGCAAAGATTGCTGAAGTGGGCGATGAGGAAGTCATACTCGATATGAATCATCCCCTTGCCGGTAAGGCATTGAACTTCAATATACAGGTCAAAGAGATATCATCCTGA
- a CDS encoding type 1 glutamine amidotransferase domain-containing protein: MKVLVFGADGFEDLELFYPLHRLKEEGIDARVVSVSRGTVEGKHGYHVEADLSFDEVDPDEYDALVISGGKGPEIMRLNEYALDIVKHFMTEEKPVAAICHGPQLLISARVLDGRKATCWPGIRDDLIVAGADYRDNEVVVDDNLVTSRHPGDLFAFGRELLGLIKG, translated from the coding sequence ATGAAAGTTTTGGTTTTTGGGGCCGATGGTTTTGAAGATCTCGAATTGTTTTATCCTTTACACAGGTTGAAAGAGGAAGGCATCGATGCCAGGGTGGTATCTGTTTCCCGTGGGACCGTTGAAGGTAAACACGGCTATCATGTTGAAGCGGACCTGTCTTTTGATGAGGTCGATCCCGATGAATACGATGCACTGGTAATTTCCGGTGGCAAGGGGCCTGAGATAATGCGGCTGAATGAATATGCGCTGGATATAGTGAAGCATTTCATGACTGAAGAAAAACCTGTGGCTGCTATATGTCACGGCCCGCAGCTTCTGATCTCCGCCCGGGTGCTGGATGGTCGCAAGGCCACCTGTTGGCCCGGTATCAGGGATGACCTGATCGTAGCAGGTGCAGATTATCGGGATAATGAAGTTGTAGTTGATGACAATCTGGTAACTTCACGTCACCCGGGTGACCTTTTCGCCTTTGGCCGTGAGTTGCTTGGTTTGATTAAAGGATGA
- a CDS encoding 4Fe-4S binding protein: MTENNITETLRNLAFELGADFISITAKSCFEDSDYTGNKPQDVMENLQSVIILGVSVPKGAFETLPRGRGEYTNTLMAATTTLRVIAFKLAKLIEKEGYMATIAPSEGSEYGYWYANRETLKADLSFKYAAYRAGLGNFGMNHLLITKDFGPKVRMAAILTDAPLDTEEKTDLPFINDACSECMKCIEVCPVDALTSEGVIHKEKCADYMFNVLGGLRCGLCIKVCPLNNF; encoded by the coding sequence ATGACAGAGAACAATATTACAGAAACTTTGAGAAACCTGGCCTTTGAGTTAGGTGCTGATTTTATCAGTATCACTGCTAAATCCTGTTTTGAAGATTCAGATTATACTGGCAACAAGCCCCAGGATGTGATGGAGAATTTACAATCAGTAATTATCTTGGGGGTTTCTGTACCAAAAGGAGCATTTGAAACGTTACCAAGGGGCAGAGGCGAATATACAAATACACTTATGGCAGCTACAACTACATTGAGGGTCATTGCATTCAAGTTAGCTAAACTTATTGAAAAAGAAGGTTATATGGCAACGATTGCTCCAAGTGAAGGAAGTGAGTATGGTTACTGGTATGCCAATCGTGAGACACTTAAAGCAGATTTATCTTTCAAATATGCTGCTTACCGTGCAGGATTGGGAAACTTTGGCATGAATCATCTTCTGATCACAAAGGATTTCGGGCCTAAAGTACGTATGGCTGCGATACTGACGGATGCACCATTGGATACGGAAGAAAAAACCGATTTGCCATTTATAAATGATGCATGTAGTGAATGCATGAAGTGTATCGAAGTATGTCCGGTTGATGCTCTTACATCAGAAGGGGTTATCCATAAAGAAAAATGCGCTGATTATATGTTTAATGTTCTTGGCGGACTTCGATGCGGACTATGCATTAAAGTGTGCCCTTTGAACAATTTTTAA
- the eif1A gene encoding translation initiation factor eIF-1A, protein MAYNNYNKNKNKNKQQSEGAQFTKVRTPRKDRNEIVATVSRMLGGKRLDLQCMDGVVRMGRIPGSRKRRMRIREGDVVLAVPWDIQDSKADVVWKYRRQEVAWLQKKGYLK, encoded by the coding sequence CTGGCTTATAACAACTATAATAAAAATAAGAATAAGAATAAACAGCAGAGCGAGGGTGCACAATTTACTAAAGTCCGGACTCCGCGTAAGGACAGGAATGAAATTGTTGCTACAGTATCCAGGATGCTTGGAGGCAAAAGGCTTGACCTTCAATGTATGGATGGCGTTGTAAGAATGGGAAGAATTCCCGGTTCCCGTAAAAGGCGTATGAGAATAAGGGAAGGTGACGTGGTCCTTGCAGTACCTTGGGACATTCAGGATTCAAAAGCCGATGTCGTCTGGAAATACAGAAGACAGGAAGTCGCCTGGCTTCAGAAAAAAGGTTATCTGAAATAA
- a CDS encoding Mth938-like domain-containing protein, protein MKPKIDSTKFGSITIEGQEYEKDVLIRLNGNIKKRKKKLSKAIYGTSHKISLDEAEHVYENGAEKIIIGSGQNGMLELSDEVLDFFKAKDCKVKLCPTPEAIDKWNSAKGKVIGLFHLTC, encoded by the coding sequence ATGAAGCCGAAAATAGACAGTACAAAATTCGGTTCGATTACAATTGAAGGGCAAGAGTATGAAAAAGATGTTCTGATTCGACTTAATGGAAATATCAAGAAAAGGAAAAAGAAACTCTCAAAAGCGATATACGGTACATCCCACAAGATCTCTCTCGATGAAGCAGAACATGTTTATGAAAATGGTGCTGAAAAGATCATTATCGGCTCCGGACAGAACGGGATGCTGGAATTATCAGATGAGGTACTTGATTTTTTCAAAGCGAAAGATTGCAAGGTAAAACTCTGTCCTACCCCTGAGGCCATAGACAAGTGGAACTCTGCAAAAGGAAAGGTTATTGGTTTGTTCCATCTAACCTGCTAA
- the acnA gene encoding aconitate hydratase AcnA has product MDNNSVSFKARDTLDTRGKKSTIYRLDTLEENGLCKISSLPYSIRVLLENLVRNTDGKIVTEEDVKNLAGWKPGNVPKTDIPYIPSRVILQDFTGVPAVVDIAAIRSAMKRLGGNPEEINPVIPADLIIDHSVQVDCYGTSYARNCNEKHEFQRNGERYELLHWAQNAFNNFNVVPPGSGIIHQVNLEHLANVVHLREENGETVAYPDTLVGTDSHTTMINGLGVLGWGVGGIEAEAVMLGQPYYMPIPEVVGFELRGEMKDGITATDLVLTVTQMLREHGVVGKFVEFYGPGYRKLSLPDRAILANMGPEYGATMGFCPVDEVTLDYMRMTGRSEEHVNMVRQYCKEQGLFAESDAPVPEYTSTLGLDMGTVQPSLAGPKRPQDRIVLSDMSAAFHRTIKDVYSLKKGTEDFENDPDYSRWLEEGGYNVVEKPHPDHSGIMKIKCEGEEVDLNHGSVAIASITSCTNTSNPSVLIGAGLVAKKAVERGLKVKPFVKTSLGPGSKAVMDYLEAAGLVPYLEALGFHLVGYGCLTCIGNSGPLHEAVVKEIEDRDLTVTSVLSGNRNFEGRISPHVKANYLASPMLVVAFALAGTVDIDLTKEPIACDPNGEPVYLNDIWPANGEIEQYCGKYVQPEMFEKEYANVFQGTERWQELDAPEGLLYDWSNESTYIQEPPFFQDFPLNIENMEDIKDARALVVVDDSITTDHISPAGSIPADYPAGRYLMEHDVSEEEFNSYGSRRGNHEVMMRGTFGNVRLKNKLVPGKEGSWTVYLPDGEEMPIYDAAMKYMENNISLVVIAGKEYGTGSSRDWAAKGTQLLGVKAVIAQSYERIHRSNLVGMGVIPLQFREGESKESLGLKGDETYTIKGISEMKPGGELEVVACDPDGKEVTFNVTVNLNSDIEVDYCKNGGILHKFLRDKAKGE; this is encoded by the coding sequence ATGGATAATAATTCAGTTTCTTTTAAAGCAAGAGATACTCTTGATACCAGGGGTAAGAAGAGTACCATATACCGTCTGGATACACTTGAGGAAAATGGCCTTTGCAAAATTTCTTCTCTTCCCTATTCCATTCGGGTATTACTGGAAAATCTGGTAAGGAATACAGATGGTAAGATTGTAACCGAAGAGGATGTAAAAAACCTTGCAGGCTGGAAACCCGGCAATGTACCAAAAACGGATATCCCATATATACCTTCAAGGGTAATCCTGCAGGATTTTACAGGCGTACCTGCGGTTGTGGATATTGCCGCAATCAGGTCTGCAATGAAAAGACTTGGTGGAAATCCGGAGGAAATTAATCCTGTAATTCCTGCAGATCTTATTATAGACCACTCAGTACAGGTCGATTGTTACGGCACTTCCTATGCAAGAAACTGTAATGAGAAACATGAGTTCCAGAGAAACGGAGAGCGTTATGAACTGCTGCACTGGGCTCAGAATGCCTTTAACAACTTCAACGTAGTCCCTCCGGGAAGCGGTATAATCCACCAAGTAAACCTTGAACACCTGGCAAATGTGGTACATCTGCGGGAAGAAAACGGCGAAACCGTCGCCTATCCCGATACTCTTGTAGGAACCGATTCCCATACAACAATGATCAATGGCCTGGGTGTCCTGGGATGGGGCGTTGGTGGTATTGAGGCTGAAGCAGTTATGCTTGGACAACCTTACTATATGCCAATTCCTGAAGTTGTGGGTTTTGAATTAAGAGGAGAAATGAAAGATGGAATCACAGCCACAGATCTTGTACTCACAGTAACCCAGATGCTCAGGGAACACGGTGTTGTAGGTAAATTCGTCGAATTCTATGGTCCCGGTTACAGGAAACTTTCCCTGCCTGACAGGGCAATCCTTGCCAACATGGGTCCGGAATACGGTGCAACAATGGGATTTTGCCCTGTGGACGAAGTTACACTGGATTACATGCGCATGACCGGACGCAGTGAAGAACATGTGAATATGGTTCGCCAATATTGCAAGGAGCAAGGCCTGTTTGCAGAAAGTGATGCACCGGTTCCGGAATATACCTCTACTCTTGGACTTGATATGGGTACGGTGCAGCCCTCCCTTGCGGGTCCGAAAAGACCACAGGACCGTATTGTGCTCAGTGATATGTCCGCAGCTTTCCACAGGACAATAAAAGATGTATACTCCCTGAAGAAAGGAACTGAAGACTTTGAGAACGATCCGGATTACAGCCGCTGGCTTGAGGAGGGAGGTTATAATGTTGTGGAAAAACCCCATCCCGACCACAGCGGGATCATGAAGATCAAATGCGAAGGAGAAGAAGTCGACCTAAACCACGGTTCTGTTGCCATTGCTTCCATCACATCCTGTACCAATACCTCAAACCCTTCGGTACTTATCGGTGCCGGACTGGTTGCGAAAAAGGCAGTTGAAAGAGGACTTAAGGTCAAACCATTCGTGAAAACAAGCCTGGGACCTGGTTCAAAGGCTGTAATGGACTATCTGGAAGCAGCCGGCCTTGTACCTTATTTGGAAGCCCTGGGATTCCACCTTGTGGGCTACGGCTGTCTCACATGCATTGGAAACAGTGGACCCCTGCACGAAGCGGTAGTAAAAGAAATAGAGGACCGTGACCTGACTGTTACATCGGTACTCAGCGGAAACAGGAATTTCGAAGGAAGGATCAGTCCTCATGTAAAAGCCAATTACCTGGCATCCCCTATGCTCGTGGTTGCCTTTGCCCTGGCAGGCACAGTAGATATTGACCTCACAAAAGAACCTATTGCGTGTGACCCGAACGGTGAACCAGTCTACCTGAATGATATCTGGCCTGCAAACGGTGAGATCGAGCAGTATTGTGGTAAATATGTACAGCCCGAAATGTTCGAGAAGGAATATGCCAATGTATTCCAGGGAACTGAACGCTGGCAGGAACTCGATGCACCTGAAGGACTGCTTTACGACTGGAGCAATGAATCCACCTATATACAGGAACCCCCTTTCTTCCAGGATTTCCCGCTTAATATCGAAAATATGGAAGACATAAAAGATGCAAGAGCACTGGTAGTTGTGGATGACAGTATAACCACCGACCATATTTCCCCGGCAGGCTCGATTCCTGCTGATTATCCTGCAGGCAGGTACCTGATGGAACACGACGTGTCGGAAGAAGAATTCAATTCCTATGGCTCCAGAAGAGGCAACCACGAAGTAATGATGCGTGGAACCTTCGGTAACGTACGCCTGAAAAATAAACTTGTACCTGGTAAGGAAGGTTCATGGACAGTTTACCTCCCCGATGGGGAAGAGATGCCAATCTACGATGCTGCCATGAAATACATGGAAAATAACATTTCACTGGTAGTAATTGCAGGCAAAGAATACGGAACAGGCAGTTCCCGTGACTGGGCAGCCAAGGGCACACAACTGCTCGGTGTCAAAGCTGTGATCGCACAGTCCTACGAAAGGATTCACCGCAGTAATCTTGTAGGAATGGGAGTGATCCCCCTGCAGTTCAGGGAAGGTGAAAGTAAAGAAAGCCTGGGACTTAAAGGCGATGAAACCTACACCATCAAGGGCATCTCAGAAATGAAACCTGGCGGAGAACTCGAGGTTGTAGCCTGTGACCCAGATGGAAAAGAAGTCACATTCAATGTAACTGTAAACCTCAATTCCGATATAGAAGTAGACTACTGCAAAAATGGTGGAATTCTGCACAAGTTCCTGAGAGATAAGGCAAAAGGGGAATAA
- a CDS encoding CBS domain-containing protein: MPFDAPDKSKNPDYRDKFQISKQCAIKKITEIMTRELVGVDESTSIEDTLELIGKYRVHNFPVVDKDYRLKGVIDQNIVLELLFHDRLPSSSHTHLTAVRSLGEDAKSIMIPHPLTVSHDTSLCETVDMMLKHNINHVWVMDNNKLIGVVTKHDIINEAYRTRNKE; this comes from the coding sequence ATGCCATTCGATGCACCGGATAAATCCAAAAATCCAGATTATAGAGATAAATTCCAGATCTCAAAACAATGTGCCATTAAAAAAATCACCGAAATTATGACCAGGGAATTGGTAGGAGTAGATGAGAGTACTTCTATTGAAGACACACTCGAATTAATAGGAAAATATCGGGTTCATAATTTTCCTGTTGTTGATAAGGACTACAGACTCAAAGGTGTGATCGATCAGAACATTGTCCTGGAATTGCTTTTCCATGACAGGTTACCCAGTTCCAGCCATACCCATCTGACTGCGGTGAGGTCACTAGGAGAAGATGCAAAAAGTATCATGATCCCACACCCCCTGACAGTATCTCATGACACCAGCTTATGTGAAACTGTGGATATGATGCTAAAGCACAATATAAACCACGTGTGGGTAATGGACAACAACAAACTGATAGGAGTTGTCACAAAACACGATATTATTAATGAAGCATACAGAACAAGGAATAAGGAATGA
- a CDS encoding CDGSH iron-sulfur domain-containing protein: MGKEDKTIIKVSKDGPYIVNNLNTLRNSKGVFIETKPTIAMCRCGGSGNKPFCDGTHMKNGFSGEKKEDRVPDKMDTYKGKTITIHDNRGVCSHRGHCTDNLPSVFRRGVEPWIDPDGADPEEIAKVIRMCPSGALSYTIDRQLHKDYPHNAEVFVAKDNAYNVVGNIELEDTDGSEPETQDHYCLCRCGGSKNKPFCDGSHWYIEFEDEKN, translated from the coding sequence ATGGGTAAAGAAGACAAAACAATTATAAAAGTATCAAAAGACGGACCATACATTGTAAACAATCTCAACACCCTTCGTAATTCAAAAGGAGTATTTATTGAAACAAAGCCCACCATTGCAATGTGCAGATGTGGCGGGTCCGGTAACAAGCCATTTTGCGATGGCACTCACATGAAGAATGGTTTTTCAGGGGAAAAAAAAGAAGACCGAGTTCCTGACAAAATGGATACTTACAAAGGAAAAACAATCACTATACATGACAACCGTGGCGTATGTTCCCACAGGGGCCACTGTACAGATAATTTGCCTTCGGTTTTCAGAAGGGGAGTTGAACCCTGGATCGACCCTGATGGCGCAGACCCGGAAGAGATTGCAAAGGTTATAAGGATGTGCCCTTCCGGAGCATTGAGCTACACAATAGATAGACAGCTGCACAAAGATTACCCTCATAATGCAGAAGTATTCGTAGCGAAGGACAATGCCTATAATGTGGTGGGAAATATTGAGCTTGAGGATACTGATGGATCTGAACCTGAGACCCAGGACCACTATTGCCTGTGCAGATGCGGGGGCTCCAAAAACAAACCATTCTGCGATGGCAGCCACTGGTACATTGAATTCGAGGATGAGAAAAACTGA
- a CDS encoding 4Fe-4S binding protein — MSNEKNNLKSLKNNGFLPQKQDNKFSMRTHLVGGYVGANQLRALADAAEKYGAGHVHITSRQGAEIPFVDLDDVANISEEMKYSGLFGGASGQKVRGVVSCQGNTVCNHGLINCPELAARIDEIYFGTYAPKKFKIAITGCPASCMKPQENDFGIMGVVRPEWIENNCVACGICEKVCKAGAITIDNGLLEIDSNSCIFCGECITSCKKDAIWGVEYGFTIFVGGKVGRFPRSCDKLIELTDEQSLFSILEKTLAYYREYGQDGERFGDLLDRRGFAEYRDAVL; from the coding sequence ATGAGTAATGAGAAAAACAACCTTAAATCGTTGAAGAATAATGGTTTTCTGCCCCAGAAACAGGACAATAAATTTTCAATGCGTACACATCTTGTTGGCGGGTATGTAGGGGCAAACCAGTTGCGTGCCCTTGCCGATGCAGCAGAAAAATATGGTGCCGGGCATGTCCATATTACCTCGCGGCAGGGTGCAGAGATTCCTTTTGTGGATTTGGATGATGTTGCAAATATAAGTGAAGAGATGAAATATTCGGGTCTCTTTGGTGGGGCAAGTGGTCAGAAGGTAAGGGGTGTAGTGTCATGTCAGGGTAACACCGTCTGCAACCACGGTCTCATTAACTGTCCTGAACTGGCTGCAAGAATTGATGAGATATATTTTGGAACCTACGCTCCCAAAAAATTCAAGATTGCAATAACCGGTTGTCCTGCATCCTGCATGAAACCTCAGGAAAATGATTTCGGTATTATGGGAGTGGTACGACCTGAATGGATCGAAAACAATTGTGTGGCCTGTGGTATCTGTGAAAAGGTTTGTAAGGCCGGCGCCATAACCATTGATAACGGCCTCTTAGAAATCGACAGTAACAGTTGCATATTTTGTGGTGAATGCATCACTTCCTGCAAAAAAGATGCAATCTGGGGAGTAGAATATGGTTTCACTATATTTGTAGGAGGCAAGGTTGGACGCTTCCCTCGATCCTGTGACAAACTCATTGAATTAACCGATGAACAAAGCTTATTCTCTATTCTCGAAAAGACGCTTGCCTATTACAGGGAATACGGACAGGATGGAGAACGTTTTGGTGACCTGCTTGACAGGCGGGGTTTTGCTGAATACAGGGATGCGGTCCTTTAA
- a CDS encoding citrate/2-methylcitrate synthase — MKGEVETGLENVVALESSITFIDGEKGILQYRGYDVEKLANLTYDEVSYLLIHGKNPEDEELEAYSRTLKDERRIGSTLIEVLGFCNFNIEAMDALKTITSLMSHCDPDLNTNNPQANTRKGMRMIAKFPTIVTSFSRLKRGMNVIEPDYEMSHGANFLYMLRGSRPTNLEARIIESDFILSADHELNPSTFAARTVTSTLSDLHSAVIGGLCTLKGPLHGGARMAVMNMLDEIDSPKGAQNFVLHKIEKHEKLMGFGHRVYKTYDPRARVYKQLAREIAMEKNDMKWFEIAEKIEGAAYEEYVQNRGKPIYPNVDFYSGVVYKYLDIPPKLATAVFATGRISGWIAHCLEQYSDNRLIRPRAKFV, encoded by the coding sequence ATGAAAGGAGAAGTTGAAACAGGACTTGAAAATGTAGTGGCATTGGAATCAAGTATAACTTTCATAGACGGGGAAAAGGGAATATTACAATATCGTGGCTATGATGTAGAAAAACTTGCCAATTTGACTTACGATGAAGTATCCTATTTACTGATTCATGGAAAAAATCCTGAAGACGAAGAACTTGAAGCTTATTCCAGAACTCTCAAAGATGAGCGCAGGATCGGAAGTACCCTAATTGAGGTTCTTGGATTTTGTAATTTCAATATAGAAGCAATGGATGCCCTGAAGACAATTACATCTTTAATGTCCCATTGTGATCCGGACCTGAACACAAATAACCCACAGGCTAATACCAGGAAAGGAATGCGCATGATAGCAAAGTTCCCCACCATTGTCACATCATTTTCAAGGCTTAAGAGAGGGATGAACGTGATTGAGCCAGATTATGAAATGTCCCACGGAGCAAATTTTCTCTACATGCTCAGAGGGAGTCGGCCCACAAACCTTGAAGCCCGGATTATTGAATCTGATTTCATCCTGAGTGCAGACCATGAATTAAACCCTTCAACTTTTGCTGCAAGAACTGTCACATCAACCCTTTCTGACCTGCATTCAGCCGTTATTGGAGGACTGTGTACCCTCAAAGGACCCCTGCATGGGGGAGCAAGAATGGCGGTAATGAATATGCTTGACGAGATAGACTCTCCAAAGGGTGCACAAAACTTTGTTCTGCACAAAATAGAAAAACATGAAAAGTTGATGGGATTTGGACACCGTGTATACAAAACATACGATCCCAGAGCCAGAGTTTACAAGCAGCTTGCACGGGAGATTGCAATGGAGAAAAACGACATGAAGTGGTTTGAGATTGCCGAGAAGATAGAAGGGGCCGCATATGAAGAATATGTGCAAAATAGGGGTAAACCTATATATCCGAATGTAGATTTTTATTCCGGTGTCGTTTACAAATATCTTGACATCCCTCCCAAACTTGCAACGGCAGTTTTTGCCACTGGAAGGATATCGGGCTGGATTGCACATTGTCTCGAACAATATTCAGATAACAGATTGATAAGACCACGTGCAAAATTCGTTTAA
- a CDS encoding NAD(P)-dependent malic enzyme — protein sequence MQVDDSLGEESLQLHEKHHGVLEVASKVRLDNIRDLSIAYTPGVAEPCKRIAENNDDVYKYTLKENTVAIITDGSAILGLGNIGASAGLPVMEGKAIIFKELAGINAFPICLDTQDTEEIIKTVKNIAPVFGGINLEDISAPRCFEIEERLKKELPIPVTHDDQHGTAIVTIAGLLNALKLTGKKINEIKLVISGAGAAGMAIARKLLHTGVRPENLLVCDRHGIINRKRTEGMNPEKEKIAEFSNPEEIKGSLADAVAGSDVFIGVSVPEILTEDMVASMNNDAIIFAMANPIPEIMPLKAFAAGARIVATGRSDCPNQINNCLGFPGIFKGALDTRATQINLEMELAAANTLAAIVEEDGIEEDYIIPNPLDSRVVPAVAKAVADAAIKSGVARKK from the coding sequence ATGCAAGTTGATGACTCACTGGGAGAGGAGTCCCTACAACTACACGAAAAACATCATGGTGTTCTTGAAGTAGCAAGTAAAGTCCGTCTGGACAATATACGGGACTTAAGCATTGCCTATACCCCCGGTGTTGCCGAACCCTGCAAACGGATTGCTGAAAACAACGATGATGTATATAAGTATACACTTAAAGAGAACACCGTCGCAATCATAACAGACGGCTCAGCTATTCTGGGACTGGGAAACATCGGTGCATCTGCAGGTTTACCTGTGATGGAAGGCAAAGCTATCATATTCAAGGAACTTGCAGGAATCAATGCATTCCCGATATGTCTTGATACCCAGGACACCGAAGAAATTATTAAAACTGTCAAAAATATCGCCCCGGTTTTCGGAGGGATCAATCTCGAAGACATAAGTGCACCCCGCTGCTTTGAGATTGAAGAACGGCTCAAAAAAGAATTGCCAATACCCGTGACACATGACGACCAGCATGGAACCGCGATTGTTACAATCGCAGGCCTACTGAATGCACTTAAACTTACCGGCAAAAAAATCAACGAGATTAAACTTGTTATATCTGGAGCCGGTGCTGCCGGCATGGCCATTGCCAGAAAACTCCTTCATACAGGAGTGAGACCTGAAAACCTGCTTGTATGTGACAGACATGGGATCATCAACAGAAAACGTACCGAAGGGATGAATCCTGAAAAAGAGAAAATCGCTGAATTTTCAAATCCTGAAGAAATAAAGGGAAGTCTTGCTGATGCCGTCGCGGGATCTGATGTATTTATAGGCGTATCTGTCCCCGAAATCCTTACAGAAGATATGGTTGCTTCCATGAACAATGACGCCATTATCTTTGCTATGGCAAATCCCATACCTGAAATCATGCCCCTTAAAGCCTTTGCAGCAGGCGCTCGTATAGTGGCAACCGGAAGATCTGATTGTCCCAACCAGATCAACAATTGTTTGGGATTTCCGGGGATCTTCAAAGGTGCACTGGACACCAGGGCCACACAGATCAATCTGGAAATGGAACTTGCAGCCGCTAATACCCTTGCTGCAATTGTAGAAGAGGACGGCATTGAAGAAGATTACATAATACCCAATCCTCTTGACAGCAGAGTTGTCCCTGCTGTGGCAAAAGCTGTTGCAGATGCGGCTATAAAGAGTGGTGTAGCCCGTAAAAAATGA
- a CDS encoding carboxymuconolactone decarboxylase family protein: MSEHEELEHEELLDSMSNKLGFTPQILKTLGEIDPHFLKKYNHCNQKLLSDGALPAKMKILMALAVVASKQCERCTVVQMQSALKNGATAEEIMETMEVISITSGAPAVAACRDALKLLKE, from the coding sequence ATGTCAGAACATGAAGAACTTGAACATGAAGAATTACTGGACAGTATGAGTAACAAACTGGGTTTCACTCCGCAAATCCTGAAGACATTGGGTGAGATCGATCCGCATTTCCTGAAAAAATACAATCATTGCAATCAGAAACTCCTGTCCGATGGTGCGCTGCCTGCAAAGATGAAGATTCTTATGGCACTTGCAGTAGTTGCATCCAAGCAATGTGAAAGATGCACGGTTGTACAAATGCAGAGTGCCTTGAAAAACGGGGCAACGGCTGAAGAGATTATGGAAACCATGGAAGTCATATCCATAACCTCGGGTGCACCCGCTGTAGCTGCCTGCAGGGATGCTTTGAAACTTCTCAAGGAATAA